In Saccopteryx leptura isolate mSacLep1 chromosome 9, mSacLep1_pri_phased_curated, whole genome shotgun sequence, the genomic window CCAGTTGGCCTTGCAAAGGGAGCGGGGCTTATGCCCATAGGGCCTCCTGGAGAAGAGTTGAGAGGCCCAGGAGCTGACCTGGGGAAAGTAACCTGACCAGGGCCTAACGGACCTGTAGACCTTGGAAAGGTAGCTGGACTTGGGCCCTGTAAGCCAGTGGCTCTTGGGAAGTTAGCTGGGTTGGGTCCTAGTGGCCCAGAGGCTCTTGGGAAAATTGCTGGATTTGAGCCCTGGAGGCCAGCAGACCTCTGGAAGGTAGCTGGGTTTGAAGCCAATGCGCCAGAAGACTGTGAGAAGGCAGCTGGGTTCACTGCCCCTGAACCTGTTCCCCTGGGAAAGGGATTAGCGTTTACCCCCATGGGGCCAGCTGGCCTTGAAAAAGGAGCTGAATTAGGGCCTATGGGGCCAGGAGCCCTTGACATGGGAGATGGGTTTGGCCCTGGAAGGCCAATTCCCCGAGAGCCAAGACCTGGGCTTGGCCCTATGGGGCCTGGTAGTCTTGCTATGGAAGATGGGCTCGTGCCCATGTTTCCAGAACTCTGTGAGAAAGCAGCTGAATTTGCTCCTAAGAGACCTGCTGCTCTCAGAATGGGGGCAAGATCTAGGCCTTGAGGTCCAGCCATTCTTAAATTAAGACCGGATCCTGAGCCCAAGAGACCACCCGCTCTGGTGTCCAGATTAGGACCTGGGCCCAGACCACCTGCCCTTGTATTGGGCCCAAGACCTGGACCTAGGTTGCTTGCTCTTGGATTGGGCCCAAGACCTGGACCTAGGTTGCTTGCTCTTGGATTGGGCCCAAGACCTGGACCTAGGTTGCTTGCTCTTGGATTGGGCCCAAGACCTGGACCTAGGTTGCTTGCTCTTGGATTGGGCCCAAGACCTGGACCTAGGTTGCTTGCTCTTGGATTGGGCCCAAGGCTGGGGCCTGGAAACATACCTGACCTTGGGGCAGGGTTTGCACTTATAAAGCCAGATCTCAGATTGGGATTTGGTCCAGGGCCCAGGCCAATGGGCCTAGTATTGGGAGGACCATTCCCAGATGTCAACAGGACACCTGTTCTCAGGTTGGGTCCAGACCCAGGGCCCATGGGGCCGCCGCTTCTGGAATCAGGACCTGTTCCCAGGAGACCACCTGCCCTTGAATTAGACATCGGACCTGGCCCTGGGAGACTCCCTAACCTTGAATTAGACATCGCCCCTGGCCCTGGGAGACTCCCTAACCTTGGGTTAGACAGAGGCCCTGGGCCTGGAAGAGCGCCTGCTCTAGGGTTTAGAGCtggccctgggcctgggcccAAGAGACCACCTGGCCTTGGGAAAGAAACTGCACCTGCGCCAGAGGGATTCATTCCCCTTGGAAAAGAAGCCATGCTTGGGTCGCGAGCACCAGCAGAGAAATGTGCCGGATTTGAAGCCAATGAGCCTGATGAAGCTGGAAAAGGAGAAGGGTTCCTTGGAAATGGGGCCAGATTTCCACCAAGTGAACCAGTTGCCATAAGGAAGGAATCTGAGATCATGCCCAGTGGGTGGCCTGTATTTAAAACAGGACCCCCCTGTGGTCCCATGGAACTGTCCAGCCGTCCTCGAGGTGGCAGTGGAGCACGAGTCCAAGGAGTTGGCCGCTCCCTAGGGAAAATCCGGGGTTCTTTCATACTTTCTTGGGGACGTTGGTGATAATGGGCTTGGGGCGAGTTTTGAAAAGAATCTTGTTTTTGATGAGTGCTGTCACCAGGTACCGGGTGCCAGTCTCACAGCCAAGCTCATCAGAGTCCTGCTCCCCAGAAGTGTGTTTAACAAGGACCGCAAAAGGTTTCTCCAGGTGGATGATTTTCCCATACAGGATATGATGCCCCACGATCAGCACAGGGATTCCCTTTGGCAGAACAAGAACAAGATGCCTGAGGTTCAGGACAAGATCATAACACTCAGCTGCTTCCTAGATATGCTCCTGGCAGACAATACTGGCAACCTGCACTCCCTGGGCTGGCTCTTGCATTGCTGAGCATACACAGTGGACAGCCCACCCTCGTGCCCTTTTTTGCCCAGGTAAGAGAATTTTCACTTTTAGAACTATGACCTTTCAAGGTTCCCAAAGCTAAATTTCCCTGCGACTAGAGACCGAGGgggagaacagacagacagcttAGTAGAT contains:
- the CHTF8 gene encoding chromosome transmission fidelity protein 8 homolog; amino-acid sequence: MVQIIISSPGSGDLAEWVLMELQGEIEARYSTGLAGNLLGDLHYTTEGIPVLIVGHHILYGKIIHLEKPFAVLVKHTSGEQDSDELGCETGTRYLVTALIKNKILFKTRPKPIITNVPKKV
- the DERPC gene encoding decreased expression in renal and prostate cancer protein; this translates as MKEPRIFPRERPTPWTRAPLPPRGRLDSSMGPQGGPVLNTGHPLGMISDSFLMATGSLGGNLAPFPRNPSPFPASSGSLASNPAHFSAGARDPSMASFPRGMNPSGAGAVSFPRPGGLLGPGPGPALNPRAGALPGPGPLSNPRLGSLPGPGAMSNSRLGSLPGPGPMSNSRAGGLLGTGPDSRSGGPMGPGSGPNLRTGVLLTSGNGPPNTRPIGLGPGPNPNLRSGFISANPAPRSGMFPGPSLGPNPRASNLGPGLGPNPRASNLGPGLGPNPRASNLGPGLGPNPRASNLGPGLGPNPRASNLGPGLGPNTRAGGLGPGPNLDTRAGGLLGSGSGLNLRMAGPQGLDLAPILRAAGLLGANSAAFSQSSGNMGTSPSSIARLPGPIGPSPGLGSRGIGLPGPNPSPMSRAPGPIGPNSAPFSRPAGPMGVNANPFPRGTGSGAVNPAAFSQSSGALASNPATFQRSAGLQGSNPAIFPRASGPLGPNPANFPRATGLQGPSPATFPRSTGPLGPGQVTFPRSAPGPLNSSPGGPMGISPAPFARPTGTLGLNPASFPRMNGPVCKTIVPFPRVGSLPGTNPAAFPRPGGPMAAMYPNGMLPP